The stretch of DNA AAACGGGCATGACTTGGAGCTGGTTCCATTGAGTTGCCACTAAGATAAGGCCAATGAACAGGGCTAAGCGGCCACTGCCAATCTTTTGGCGGCCTCGTCCCAAGTCGGCTACATTTTTAGCCAACATTCTCAAGTAAACCACACCTGTGCACGCCCCAATCAGATAATTCAGAGCAATGTCTAAGGAGTAAAATCCCCAGACAGAGAAAAAGATGATGATGGTGAAAACCAGCGTACAAATCAGCAAGTTTTGCTGAAGCCGAAAGTACTCCCCCATCGCAGAGTCAGAGGGAGGGGGCAAGTTAGGGGCAGCTTCGGCAGGCTGCTCCTGGTCGTCTGGCTTTTCGTCGAGTGGGGCTCTAGATACCGTCACCGAATCTCTGAAATCCCTAGTGCTGCAAGGTCTGTCGCGTTTGTAACAGACCACAGAAGATCATATCACGGCAATAATACTTAATGTTGAGGGCTCTTGGGATCTCTGGCAATTTCCTCTCAATGACAGCCAGAAATTTATCAGCCCTTCAAGTGCGTCAAACAAACTACGGCTTTAGCAGAATTAGCTGGCGTTGGAGCAGCTGCCGCACTTGGGCCAACGTTAGCTCAACAGCGGGCAAGAGATCTTTAATGGAGTTGCTGCCGTCGCCACAGGCTTCTAAAAAGGCAAATTCTGCCTCGCTTAGGTTAACGATCTGGTAGTCATAGTCAAAAATACTGCGGCTGGGCCAGCCTTCCATACAGGGGTTGCGCTTGGGCTTGGCGTTCAGCAGAGCGGCATCATCAGACCAGTCGTAACGGGGCAAGGGCGGCTTGGCTAGAAAAAACTCAAAGTGGGTAATTTCGGGGTCTAGCAGTTCGATCAGGCGATAGCGATCTTTTTCAGGCAGCTGATTGGCCCGCGCCAGCAGTTCTGGGTTGTCGCTCAGCAGCCGCTCTAGCTGCCAGACCCGAGGGTTGGAGAAGCCTAGAAACTCCAAACCAGAGGCTTCGATCAGATCAAACAGTGTATCCAGGGTGTAGTCGATCTCCTGGGGGTGTACGTACATGTCAGCGAAGCATTCATCACGCTGGTTTTCCATGGCCCAGCGCTCCTGCTCCCGACGCTTGAGACGATTACCATCGGGCAGACTGGCAAAGATCTGGCGACCAACGCTTACACCATCCTGGTAGTCGCCGCGCTGCTCCCCCTGGACCAGGGCGATTGCCTTTTGCATCAGGGCAATTTCCCAACGACCAATCGCAGCATAAACAAAGATATGAAAAATGCCGCCGGGGGCCAGTTTGTCGGCCAGGGCCTGAATGCCGCGCTTGGGGTCGGGCATGTGATGGAGTACGCCGACACAGTTGATCCAATCAAACTGTCCAGTTAGCTGGTCGACGTCGTAAATGCTTAAGTTGTAGAAGGTGGCGCGGTCGGCCCCGGAGCGACGACAGCGTTCTTGAGCAGTTGCGATCGCACGTTCACTCAAATCTATCCCTGTCACCTGCGCCTGAGGATTTAGGTGCACCAAATACTCCGTCCCCACGCCGGTGCCACAGCCCGCATCGAGGATCTTCACATCCTGCCAACCCGGGGTTTGCCCCGTACAGAAACTGTAAGCGGCCAACCAATGCCAGCGCCAGTTGTAGCCAGGTGGTGGCTCATCTAGCAGCGGTTCAGGCGGAAAAGGATAGGTGTTATACAGCTTGGCAACTGCGTCGCTAACTGACTGAGTCGGGTCCATTGGCTTGGGGCTTAAATAAAATACTTGAAATATTTTTTTGCAGAGATGAGCCTACAGGCACAAGGGGGCTTTAGAGGCATTGGCCCACATGCCTAGACACAAGCCGAGCAAAGAAGAAAATTCTGGCGAACAATTACAGCATTTGCAAATCTTAATGGAAGGCAAAAGAATACCTCAAACCCCTTATGCAGCATGGCAGGCCAGACGCCCTTCCAATCAACTTATCGCCTAAAGTGTCGGCAACTATTACAAACTACGTTACAAAACTTATCGCCACTCTCAGGCAGACTGCCGCTATCCCCTATGATCTCGAAGGGAGTAGGTCAAATCAGATGTTACACAGTTTTTAATAAAGTCGTGTTGCATCCCTGAAACGGTTTAATCTGAATCCTAGCCAGTTAATAGGCTAGTCTCCACAGTCCTGTCAGTTCTGAGCGGTTTGCCCTTCAGGTACACGCCTGAGCTATTGAGAACTGGCCTGGGACCATAACAAGTCGATGCAGTCATTAGTCCGAGTAGGGAGCCTTTGAGAACGCATGAGTGTTAAAGCAAGTGGTGGAAGCTCAGTTGCGCGGCCACAGCTCTACCAAACTCTGCCGGTCGCCACGATTTCCCAGGCCGAGCAGCAAGACCGATATATGGGTCAAGGAGAGCTTAGCGATTTAGTTACCTTTTTTAACTCTGGGCTAAATCGAGTTCAAATCGCCGAGACCCTGACTCGGTATTCAGAACTAATTGTTTCTCAGGCTGCTAACCGCATTTTTACCGGCGGTTCACCGCTGTCTTACCTGGAGAGGCCCGGTGCCCAGGAACAGATTGAGAAGACCCGAGGCGGAACCGTCCTAGATGCTCGCGAAGCTTCTAAATTAGGAACCGCTACCTATGTTGAGAGCGGAGGCGGTTTCTTTCAGGGCATTGGCAATTTGTTTAGCGCCACGCCCTCTGGCCCTATTCCCGCTGGGTTCCGGCCCATCAACGTAGCTCGCTACGGCCCCACTAATATGCAGAAATCTCTGCGGGACCTGAGCTGGTTTTTGCGCTACGTCACCTATGCAATTGTGGCGGGCGACCCCAATATCATTTCGGTAAACGTCCGGGGTCTGCGAGAAATCATTGAAAACGCCTGTTCGGGGGCAGCTACGGTTGTGGCCCTGCAAACCATGCAGGCCGCTGCTTTGGGGTATTTCAAGAACGACGCCGATGCCCAAGCCATTGTCCTGCAGTACTTTAATGTGCTGCTGACTGAATTTAGAGCGCCAACACCCTCTAACAAGGTGCGGCAGCGCCCCTCCTCCGACCTGCAAGGGCTGGAGCTACCGCAAATCTACTTCAACGCTGCCGAGCGTCGGCCCAAGTTTGTCATGAAGCCGGGCCTGTCTTCTTCTGAGAAGAACGAGGTGGTTAAGGCGGCCTATCGTCAGGTGTTTGAGCGCGATATCACCCGCGCTTATTCCTTGGGAGTTTCTGACCTAGAGTCAAAGGTCAAAAACAACGAGATCTCCATGAAGGAGTTCGTCCGACGGCTGGCCAAGTCGCCCCTTTATCGGAAAAATTTCTATGAGCCCTACATCAACAGCCGAGCTCTAGAACTAGCTTTCCGCCATATTTTGGGACGCGCTCCTAGCTCTCGGGAAGAAGTGCGCGATTACTTTGCGATCGTCTCCAAGGGTGGACTGCCTGCTCTGGTAGATGCCCTGGTTGATTCCAAGGAATACGCTGACTACTTTGGGGAAGAAACAGTGCCCTACCTGCGGGGTCTGGGCCAAGAGGCTCAGGAATGCCGCAACTGG from Pseudanabaena sp. FACHB-2040 encodes:
- a CDS encoding ATP synthase subunit I, with amino-acid sequence MGEYFRLQQNLLICTLVFTIIIFFSVWGFYSLDIALNYLIGACTGVVYLRMLAKNVADLGRGRQKIGSGRLALFIGLILVATQWNQLQVMPVFLGFLTYKAALIAYTLWTSVLPE
- a CDS encoding class I SAM-dependent methyltransferase, with protein sequence MDPTQSVSDAVAKLYNTYPFPPEPLLDEPPPGYNWRWHWLAAYSFCTGQTPGWQDVKILDAGCGTGVGTEYLVHLNPQAQVTGIDLSERAIATAQERCRRSGADRATFYNLSIYDVDQLTGQFDWINCVGVLHHMPDPKRGIQALADKLAPGGIFHIFVYAAIGRWEIALMQKAIALVQGEQRGDYQDGVSVGRQIFASLPDGNRLKRREQERWAMENQRDECFADMYVHPQEIDYTLDTLFDLIEASGLEFLGFSNPRVWQLERLLSDNPELLARANQLPEKDRYRLIELLDPEITHFEFFLAKPPLPRYDWSDDAALLNAKPKRNPCMEGWPSRSIFDYDYQIVNLSEAEFAFLEACGDGSNSIKDLLPAVELTLAQVRQLLQRQLILLKP